A single Mercenaria mercenaria strain notata chromosome 9, MADL_Memer_1, whole genome shotgun sequence DNA region contains:
- the LOC123546740 gene encoding MICOS complex subunit MIC60-like, with the protein MWKATSKGVTSRIRIVNLTRNGQRCMVHQSQSSSSPTPPGNLKDVPPPGSMPPPVEPKPPGESSKGGGGVFGKLLGVTLVGIGGAIGYAWYDQEFRNTLKVKVPYSEGVMDAIFTYLPDSPSVPAPLISDKSTASMPQLSKEEARLQDEQLLPKLREKPEKIVVEPVTPAQPATPVPPPPPKPVEKKKEDTPNQKQLEEEVKARDAVNRKLREKEEARRRQAEKEAEIAAENAALEVILENLTEVCDGALRKAREAQEAIIESTKNHTQLLKTAMDDSSNVLDKETQWQSVSMAFEKREEAVNAGEQIVHKAKENLEKLRHAIDDGRQNSVTKKNKALTVAKEKLNQLTTELNKKQNEVSKVESESRVMSKYKTLVDRGKDQFKKELESLMPDVKIGTGRKLSEEELNTLIAHAHRRIEQLQKQLAEHLAMEQQRIQVALSEQRDEDELITQARVKQETQKMLDEFAVEKDKWEADAQVQFELELRRNLARQTAAHSEHLQEVLRLQEEKLTRAFEHELHLRILEDRKRFEGELTGWIARLRGIEAAVTARAETEMVAKEAQELWLACVALNGAIRVGNESGSTWEEQLKPLEKEVDTVFFAAKNNPFVCLVLDSIPETALKRGVYTEDNLKERFYKVSRVARRVALIDETGGSLAKFFLSYIQSVFVFSTVYAKEVNDSVDLEDLDTFQICSHARYWLERNDIEQALKFMNLLTGESRRVAADWIEEARLLLETRQATYALMAFASSTGLGTLF; encoded by the exons aagTAAAGGTGGAGGTGGTGTTTTTGGAAAGCTGCTTGGTGTTACATTGGTTGGTATAGGTGGAGCGATAGGATATGCATGGTACGATCAGGAATTTCGCAACACACTCAAAGTAAAAGTTCCTTACAGTGAGGGTGTGATGGATGCTATCTTTACTTACCTACCAGACAGTCCTTCTGTTCCTGCTCCATTAAT ATCTGATAAAAGTACAGCCAGCATGCCCCAGCTCAGCAAGGAAGAGGCCAGACTCCAGGATGAACAGCTACTGCCAAAGTTGAgagaaaaacctgaaaaaattGTGGTTGAACCAGTGACCCCTGCACAGCCTGCAACACCAGTACCACCTCCACCACCTAAACCGGTGGAGAAGAAAAAAG AAGACACACCAAACCAAAAACAATTGGAAGAGGAAGTAAAAGCAAGAGATGCTGTAAACCGAAAACTGCGAGAGAAAGAGGAAGCCAGGAGAAGACAGGCAGAGAAAGAAGCAGAAATTGCAGCTGAAAATGCCGCCTTGGAAGTTATTTTGGAGAATCTTACAGAGGTTTGTGATGGAGCTCTTCGTAAAGCACGAGAGGCCCAGGAGGCCATAATTGAGTCAACAAAAAATCACACACAACTGCTCAAAACTGCCATGGATGATTCTTCCAAT GTGTTAGACAAGGAAACACAGTGGCAGTCTGTATCAATGGCTTTTGAGAAGAGGGAAGAGGCAGTCAATGCTGGAGAGCAGATAGTTCATAAAGcaaa AGAAAATCTGGAAAAGTTACGACATGCAATAGATGATGGAAGGCAGAATAGTGTAACTAAAAAGAATAAAGCATTGACTGTTGCCAAAGAAAAACTAAACCAGCTTACTACTGAActtaacaagaaacaaaatgaG GTGTCTAAAGTAGAGTCAGAATCAAGAGTTATGTCAAAGTATAAGACCCTAGTAGACAGAGGAAAGGATCAGTTTAAAAAGGAGCTAGAAAGCCTCATGCCAGATGTCAAAATTGGCACAG GTCGTAAACTCTCAGAGGAAGAATTAAATACATTGATAGCGCATGCTCACAGACGTATAGAGCAACTGCAGAAGCAACTGGCAGAACACTTAGCTATGGAACAACAG AGAATACAAGTGGCATTGTCAGAGCAGAGAGACGAAGATGAATTAATCACACAAGCAAGAGTTAAACAAGAGACTCAGAAAATGCTCGATGAATTTGCAGTGGAGAAAGACAAATGG GAGGCTGATGCCCAGGTGCAGTTTGAGTTGGAACTTCGACGTAACTTGGCACGGCAAACTGCTGCTCACAGTGAACATCTTCAGGAGGTTCTACGCCTTCAGGAGGAGAAACTGACAAGAGCATTCGAGCATGAGCTTCACTTGCGTATCTTAGAGGACAGGAAGAGGTTTGAGGGAGAACTGACGGGATGGATAGCTAGACTTAGGGGAATAGAAGCTGCGGTCACAG CTCGGGCGGAGACAGAAATGGTTGCCAAGGAAGCACAAGAATTATGGTTGGCTTGTGTTGCACTGAATGGAGCGATACGTGTCGGCAATGAAAGCGGAAGCACATGGGAGGAGCAACTCAAACCACTCGAAAAAGAAGTGGATACTGTTTTCTTTGCGGCTAAAAATAACCCATTTGTGTGTCTAGTCCTCGATTCAATACCTGAAACAGCATTGAAGAGAGGTGTATATACTGAGGACAACTTGAAAGAAAGATTTTATAAAGTGAGCCGTGTGGCAAGAAGAGTGGCTTTAATTGATGAAACTGGTGGATCATTAGCGAAATTTTTCTTATCATACATACAGTCAGTGTTTGTGTTTTCCACAGTCTATGCAAAGGAAGTTAATGATAGTGTAGACTTGGAAGATTTGGATACATTTCAAATATGTAGCCACGCAAGATACTGGCTGGAGAGAAATGATATTGAACAGGCTCTGAAATTTATGAATCTGCTCACTGGGGAGTCAAGACGAGTTGCCGCAGATTGGATAGAAGAGGCCCGACTACTCCTAGAAACAAGACAGGCCACTTACGCTCTAATGGCTTTTGCATCATCAACAGGTCTAGGAACATTATTCTGA